The following proteins come from a genomic window of Gimesia chilikensis:
- a CDS encoding AAA family ATPase: MSQHVEIDGVGLHLGRPDQTVSDWIGQHEALKQLLACWLVIDEKDMPLTPRLVGTPGIGKTSLAIAGARTREQELYIYQCTADTRPEDLLVTPVLAESGKIKYHASPLVSAMIRGGICVLDEGNRMNEKSWASLAPLLDHRRYIESIVAGVTIPAHPDFRCAVTMNEDESTFEIPDYILSRLQPSITLEHPNREDEKMILHYHLPFADEHMLDLTVDFLQQSHSLKLDFSTRDGINVLRLALKRAAQDKEHPLSKDTIWLESLKSCLGDDALDLESLSEKRQQNLGGNMMPMGLGDFFFSPDNPLHPDRDDDDFEDFEDDEDDDNY; this comes from the coding sequence ATGTCACAACACGTGGAAATCGATGGTGTCGGACTGCATCTGGGACGGCCGGACCAGACCGTCAGCGACTGGATCGGACAACATGAAGCACTCAAGCAGTTGCTCGCCTGCTGGCTGGTAATCGACGAAAAAGATATGCCACTCACACCGCGACTGGTGGGCACCCCCGGTATCGGAAAAACTTCGCTGGCCATCGCAGGCGCACGCACACGCGAGCAGGAACTCTACATCTATCAATGTACTGCAGACACACGACCTGAAGATCTGCTGGTCACCCCGGTACTCGCCGAAAGTGGGAAAATCAAGTATCACGCCTCTCCACTCGTCAGCGCCATGATTCGTGGCGGCATCTGTGTGCTCGATGAAGGCAACCGCATGAATGAAAAATCATGGGCCAGCCTCGCGCCACTGCTCGATCATCGGCGCTACATCGAATCCATTGTCGCCGGCGTCACAATCCCCGCACATCCCGATTTCCGTTGTGCGGTCACCATGAACGAGGATGAGTCTACCTTCGAAATCCCCGACTATATCCTCAGTCGTCTGCAGCCCAGCATCACTCTCGAACATCCGAACCGCGAAGATGAGAAGATGATCCTGCACTATCATCTCCCCTTCGCCGATGAGCATATGCTCGACCTGACCGTCGACTTCCTGCAGCAGTCACACAGCCTGAAACTCGATTTCTCAACCCGTGACGGCATCAACGTGCTGCGACTGGCACTCAAACGTGCCGCTCAGGATAAAGAACACCCCCTCAGCAAAGATACCATCTGGCTCGAGTCCCTGAAGAGCTGCCTGGGTGATGATGCCCTCGACCTCGAATCTCTCTCAGAAAAGCGTCAGCAGAACCTGGGTGGCAACATGATGCCGATGGGACTGGGAGACTTCTTCTTCTCCCCGGATAACCCCCTGCACCCGGACCGGGATGATGACGATTTTGAAGACTTCGAGGATGACGAAGACGACGACAACTATTAA
- a CDS encoding PQQ-binding-like beta-propeller repeat protein, whose translation MLFASDATRLLPERTRCFLYGGMLILSLLLPGFCFGQESLDAWPNGRDQLELFPASRQFSKRYQDARQLIDEKNYSAGIPELQAILDAPEDFVAIDRGVGFHSLKRAAEDQLAALPPDGKKYYSVQYGPTAEQMLREAREQDNQDLLREVVRRFFHTQAGAEAAYTLGSYYYERGDLPAAAQLWESLSERHDLAIEKEPHLTFKLAVAWYHLGNLGKSRQSLMKLARETNGTDYVFPNGKKVALFQEGQNPVAWLSQLVGTLDLKGAREQSDWTLYRGNAERIASAEFAVPSSKPEWQFSTIRDPFLQNNPNLPPLEAILQKLGDFRRKHLSGVLPAASPIVAGDTVVVRTHNNLKGLDLRSGKLKWETTVSDALFREMLKDPQNSDEEFLGTPQTPLQKYLTQRAWQDYTVGHLSSDGKLVFSVENVGFIGGFYHFSREDQESVLSPNSYNRLMAFEVDTGKFVWELGGPRLQNPINYSGHYFLGPPLPLNGKLYALAEEGREFRLLVLDPQTGKTLWTQSLFRSEYPIARDYTTDRRPLDHIRRRMGLSPSLAHGVLVCPTGSGCTVGINAVTRQLLWRNVEPRRNAITSYAAFSRDANENAEGWAEFAPLIVGDRVLLESRTGQNLKCLDLFDGRLIWSRPRQEYLFIASVQDGNILMVGPGSIEALKLSDGSPAWPKAQKIPAPSGRGIVVRDTYFLPVDTGEILSIRLDDGLILARTRIETDTLVGNLSAGSGMLVAQNETEVVGFRSAASIIEQIRLASQSDQPAKQAEAELLRGELYLYSGNVKQALAKIERSIEIKPTIRARRLYADMMLESLDHDFSQYESQISKIEPLLVDENQQRRFFQILATNYQSKGNLKAALENYLKLSELKNLFSTETAKGGVFVRTDRWIRSQLELLMVRANEEQRQEIDAFFSSYYTNHLASAGQVELQRFLKCCGNLPATRQARMLLVERLTQELKTASPGKQSVLRRQLMQQLEQLRNSAQPVSASFATARLAEIYVSLNQYAQAEELLQELKTKWPDVICLDGKSGRQVAESWQSDPEFQKQSRSRSVWPDYPAQVYRDEQSKGQNTSLPVEIIGLTNPLFENHRLEVGPAKEQLLAFDGAGKPLWTFSLAEAGIEVPQQPFFSARVFENYLVVNFGAEFFVLDTINRKTDGQPTLLWKQRMIAGPPSLRDYISIERSGLAPVLREYITRNSDREQLGRIGTINSEFLCYQLGSELIAADLLTGEILWKRQGLPNNSWHFGDAEHVILMTSQSRTEPRYVVRSGQNGESVNAFKLKPGHSAIFAFERYLLTLGPPADDTRRLELRDLVSDEVVWSFEINKDTNYTLGQNYEIAMVAADGTISIRDLRTGEQKVEVKGQAAPNVMRVLLLENKKQYLVFVSLPYVVKSRVTYRPLSMTSLLFNGMLYSIDRETGELMWSRMLEAQGIDFTQFFDLPVMTFGIRRVMGISTSSGNQVDLEVIDLRDGSQVLKETTSSNRLRTWVVPDLEKKDILIEPFQIRLSFEEPPVVAPKPVAAPQ comes from the coding sequence ATGTTGTTTGCATCAGACGCTACCAGATTACTTCCAGAACGCACCCGCTGTTTCCTGTATGGGGGCATGCTGATTCTGAGTTTACTGCTGCCCGGTTTCTGTTTCGGGCAGGAGTCCCTGGATGCGTGGCCCAATGGCCGCGATCAACTGGAGTTGTTTCCTGCGAGCCGTCAGTTTTCAAAACGCTATCAGGATGCCCGCCAGCTGATCGATGAGAAGAACTATTCTGCTGGGATTCCTGAGTTGCAGGCGATTCTGGATGCTCCGGAAGATTTTGTGGCCATTGATCGTGGCGTGGGCTTTCACAGCCTGAAACGGGCTGCCGAAGATCAACTGGCGGCGTTACCTCCGGATGGGAAAAAATACTATTCGGTGCAGTACGGTCCCACCGCTGAGCAGATGCTGCGCGAAGCACGGGAGCAGGACAACCAGGACCTCCTCCGCGAAGTCGTTCGTCGATTTTTTCATACCCAGGCGGGGGCCGAGGCTGCTTACACTCTGGGTTCTTATTACTACGAGCGGGGTGATTTACCGGCTGCAGCGCAGTTGTGGGAATCCCTCAGCGAACGGCATGATCTGGCTATTGAGAAGGAACCACATCTGACGTTCAAGCTGGCGGTCGCCTGGTACCATCTGGGGAACCTCGGAAAAAGTCGCCAGTCGCTGATGAAGCTGGCCCGAGAGACCAACGGTACAGACTATGTCTTTCCGAATGGCAAAAAGGTCGCGTTGTTCCAGGAAGGGCAGAACCCTGTCGCGTGGTTATCCCAACTGGTGGGAACGCTGGATCTGAAGGGAGCCCGGGAACAGTCTGACTGGACTCTCTATCGCGGGAATGCAGAGCGAATCGCTTCCGCAGAGTTCGCCGTCCCTTCCTCGAAACCGGAGTGGCAGTTTTCCACGATCCGCGACCCATTCTTACAGAACAATCCAAATCTGCCTCCCCTGGAAGCGATCCTGCAGAAACTGGGTGACTTCCGTCGCAAGCATCTGTCGGGGGTATTACCTGCTGCCAGTCCGATTGTGGCAGGCGATACCGTTGTCGTGAGAACGCACAATAACCTCAAGGGCTTGGACCTGCGGTCCGGGAAACTGAAGTGGGAGACGACGGTTTCGGATGCGTTGTTCCGCGAGATGCTGAAGGATCCGCAGAATTCCGATGAAGAATTTCTGGGTACGCCCCAGACCCCGTTACAGAAGTATCTGACGCAGCGAGCCTGGCAGGATTACACGGTCGGCCATTTAAGCTCAGATGGCAAGCTGGTATTCAGCGTGGAAAACGTTGGCTTTATCGGCGGTTTCTATCACTTCAGTCGGGAAGATCAGGAGAGCGTGCTCTCACCCAACTCATACAACCGTCTGATGGCCTTTGAAGTCGACACGGGTAAGTTCGTCTGGGAACTGGGAGGTCCCCGGTTACAGAACCCGATTAATTACTCGGGGCACTACTTCCTTGGGCCGCCGTTACCCCTGAATGGCAAGCTGTATGCTCTGGCAGAAGAGGGACGCGAGTTTCGTCTGCTGGTGCTGGATCCGCAGACCGGAAAAACGCTCTGGACGCAGTCGCTGTTTCGCAGCGAGTATCCGATCGCCCGCGATTATACAACGGATCGTCGTCCGCTGGATCATATTCGTCGCCGCATGGGGTTGAGTCCTTCGCTGGCCCACGGCGTTCTGGTCTGTCCAACCGGTTCGGGGTGTACGGTGGGGATCAACGCCGTAACACGTCAACTGCTCTGGAGAAATGTGGAGCCACGCCGAAATGCGATTACCTCTTACGCTGCCTTCAGCCGCGATGCGAACGAGAACGCCGAAGGCTGGGCGGAATTCGCACCGTTGATCGTGGGTGACCGGGTCCTGTTAGAGTCACGTACGGGACAGAACCTGAAGTGCCTGGATCTGTTTGATGGTCGACTGATCTGGTCGCGACCGCGGCAGGAATACCTGTTTATTGCCTCGGTACAGGATGGGAATATCCTGATGGTAGGACCGGGTTCAATTGAGGCACTCAAGTTAAGTGATGGAAGTCCGGCCTGGCCGAAAGCTCAGAAGATTCCAGCCCCCAGCGGACGGGGCATCGTGGTGCGGGATACATATTTTCTACCTGTGGATACAGGAGAGATCCTGAGTATCCGCCTGGATGATGGTCTGATTCTGGCCCGGACGCGGATCGAGACTGACACGCTGGTGGGAAATCTGTCAGCCGGGAGCGGGATGCTGGTCGCTCAGAATGAGACCGAAGTCGTCGGGTTTCGATCGGCGGCGTCCATCATTGAACAGATTCGCCTGGCGAGTCAGTCGGATCAGCCAGCGAAACAGGCAGAGGCGGAACTCTTGCGGGGTGAGTTGTATCTTTACTCTGGAAATGTGAAGCAGGCCCTGGCGAAAATTGAGCGGTCGATTGAGATCAAACCCACCATCCGTGCGCGGCGACTGTATGCAGACATGATGCTGGAAAGTCTCGATCATGACTTCAGTCAGTATGAGAGTCAGATCAGTAAGATTGAACCACTGCTCGTTGACGAAAATCAACAGCGGCGTTTCTTCCAGATCCTGGCTACGAATTACCAGTCCAAGGGAAATCTGAAAGCGGCTCTGGAGAACTACCTGAAGCTCTCGGAATTGAAGAATCTGTTTTCTACCGAGACTGCCAAGGGGGGCGTTTTTGTTCGCACCGATCGCTGGATTCGTTCTCAGCTGGAACTGTTGATGGTGCGGGCGAATGAAGAGCAACGTCAGGAAATTGATGCATTCTTCTCCAGCTATTATACGAACCATCTGGCCTCTGCCGGTCAGGTTGAACTACAGCGATTCCTGAAGTGCTGTGGTAATCTCCCAGCCACACGTCAGGCGCGAATGCTGCTGGTTGAACGGCTGACGCAAGAGCTGAAAACGGCATCTCCGGGAAAGCAGTCGGTCTTGCGTCGGCAACTGATGCAGCAGCTTGAGCAGCTGCGCAACTCGGCTCAGCCTGTGAGTGCCTCCTTCGCCACGGCTAGACTGGCTGAGATCTATGTGTCACTCAATCAGTATGCCCAGGCAGAGGAGTTGTTGCAGGAGCTGAAAACAAAGTGGCCCGATGTCATCTGTCTGGATGGAAAATCGGGTCGACAGGTGGCGGAGTCCTGGCAGTCAGATCCGGAGTTTCAGAAACAGTCACGTTCCAGGTCAGTCTGGCCTGACTATCCGGCCCAGGTATATCGCGATGAGCAGTCCAAAGGTCAGAACACTTCGCTGCCGGTGGAAATTATCGGGCTGACAAATCCTTTATTCGAAAATCATCGACTGGAAGTGGGGCCGGCGAAAGAACAGCTGCTGGCATTTGACGGTGCTGGGAAGCCGCTGTGGACCTTCTCACTGGCGGAAGCCGGGATCGAAGTTCCACAACAGCCTTTCTTCTCGGCCCGCGTATTCGAGAATTATCTGGTCGTGAATTTTGGGGCCGAATTTTTTGTGCTGGATACCATCAATCGGAAAACCGATGGTCAGCCAACCCTGCTCTGGAAACAGAGGATGATCGCCGGTCCGCCGAGCCTGCGTGATTACATTTCCATTGAACGCAGTGGTTTAGCGCCGGTGCTACGCGAATATATCACGCGGAATTCGGATCGCGAACAACTGGGACGCATTGGCACAATCAATTCTGAATTCCTCTGCTATCAACTGGGGAGTGAATTAATCGCCGCCGATCTGCTGACTGGAGAAATTCTCTGGAAACGTCAGGGGCTGCCCAACAACAGCTGGCATTTTGGTGATGCGGAGCATGTGATTCTGATGACTTCTCAGAGCCGGACCGAGCCGCGGTATGTGGTTCGGAGTGGTCAGAATGGAGAGTCCGTCAATGCTTTCAAACTGAAGCCAGGTCACTCGGCGATTTTTGCGTTTGAACGCTATCTGCTGACACTGGGACCGCCCGCCGATGATACGCGTCGACTTGAATTGCGGGACCTGGTCAGCGATGAAGTGGTCTGGAGTTTCGAGATCAACAAAGATACGAATTATACGCTGGGGCAGAATTATGAGATCGCCATGGTGGCAGCGGATGGAACGATTTCCATACGAGACCTGCGGACTGGCGAGCAGAAGGTCGAAGTCAAAGGCCAGGCTGCACCCAATGTGATGCGTGTGCTGCTGCTGGAGAACAAAAAGCAGTACCTGGTGTTTGTCAGTCTGCCCTATGTCGTAAAAAGTAGAGTAACGTATCGCCCTTTGAGTATGACGTCTCTCCTGTTTAACGGGATGTTGTATTCCATCGATCGTGAAACGGGAGAGCTGATGTGGTCCCGGATGCTCGAGGCGCAGGGGATCGACTTCACACAGTTCTTCGATTTGCCGGTGATGACGTTTGGCATCCGCCGGGTTATGGGTATTTCAACTTCTTCGGGAAATCAGGTAGATCTGGAGGTCATCGATCTGCGGGATGGTTCGCAGGTACTTAAAGAGACGACGAGCAGCAATCGTCTGCGAACCTGGGTCGTACCCGATCTGGAGAAGAAAGATATTCTGATTGAACCATTCCAGATCCGGTTGAGTTTTGAAGAACCGCCGGTAGTCGCGCCGAAACCTGTAGCGGCTCCTCAGTAG